A region of Marnyiella aurantia DNA encodes the following proteins:
- a CDS encoding lipocalin-like domain-containing protein, whose protein sequence is MFIKFYSALAILFVLSSCTSIKNNAVGTWKLIAEINSENPYANRSSLKETKIVSDGLLTLNKDSTFTSNLSLCNGYNEGGIYASKGKYTFKKNRNPDKLFRIECPGIYPIHYFIIKEKKLELYFPSFGSGYRIKIFER, encoded by the coding sequence ATGTTTATAAAATTTTATAGCGCACTTGCAATCCTGTTTGTTTTAAGTAGTTGTACTTCAATTAAAAATAATGCTGTTGGAACGTGGAAATTAATTGCCGAAATAAACTCTGAAAATCCTTATGCAAATAGGTCATCATTGAAAGAAACAAAAATCGTAAGTGATGGGTTATTGACTCTAAATAAAGATAGTACTTTCACTTCAAATCTAAGTTTATGTAATGGATATAATGAAGGCGGAATATATGCTTCTAAAGGAAAATACACTTTTAAAAAAAATAGAAATCCTGACAAATTATTTCGGATAGAATGTCCAGGAATTTATCCTATTCATTATTTTATAATTAAAGAAAAAAAGTTGGAGTTGTATTTTCCATCTTTTGGGAGTGGTTACAGAATTAAAATTTTCGAAAGATAA
- the typA gene encoding translational GTPase TypA, whose product MQNIRNIAIIAHVDHGKTTLVDKIIHATSIFRENQESGDLIMDNNDLERERGITILSKNISVAYKDTKINVIDTPGHADFGGEVERVLKMADGVLLLVDAFEGPMPQTRFVLQKALELGLRPVVVINKVDKPNCRPDEVHDQVFDLFFNLDATEEQLDFPTFYGSSKQGWFNTSLEQTDNIFPLLDGILQYVPAPEAKEGPLRMQITSLDFSSFLGRIAIGKITQGSVKESEWIGLAQEDGTIIKGKVKELYVFEGLGKKKVQEVKAGDICAIVGFDKFQISDSFVDLENPDPLPRTAIDEPTLNMTFSINNSPFFGKDGKYVTSNHLKERLMKELEKNLALRVELTEDANTFLVFGRGILHLSVLIETMRREGYEMTIGQPQVILKEIDGVKCEPYESLVVDVPEEYASRVIDLATQRKGDLHIMETKGEMQHLEIEIPSRGLIGLRSQMLTATAGEAIMAHRFTEYKPYKGAIPGRLVGVLVSKTQGPATEYSIAKLQDRGKFFVDPGEEIYGGMIIGEQNKPGDLVVNIVEAKQLNNMRASGKDKDGNIAPKTLFSLEECMEYIQADEAIEVTPNFIRMRKKVLSEEERKRIERNAKG is encoded by the coding sequence ATGCAAAACATTAGAAATATCGCAATCATTGCGCACGTTGACCACGGTAAGACCACTTTGGTTGACAAAATTATTCACGCAACCAGCATTTTCAGGGAAAATCAGGAATCAGGCGATTTAATTATGGATAATAACGATCTTGAAAGAGAGCGTGGTATTACCATTTTATCCAAAAACATATCGGTGGCTTATAAAGACACCAAAATTAACGTAATTGATACCCCTGGTCACGCCGACTTTGGTGGTGAGGTAGAAAGAGTCCTGAAAATGGCCGACGGTGTTTTGCTTTTGGTAGATGCCTTTGAAGGACCAATGCCACAGACGCGTTTCGTATTACAGAAAGCACTGGAACTGGGTCTTAGACCGGTTGTAGTAATCAATAAAGTAGATAAACCAAACTGCCGTCCGGACGAGGTTCATGACCAGGTGTTCGACCTGTTCTTCAACCTGGACGCCACAGAGGAGCAGCTGGATTTCCCAACTTTCTACGGTTCTTCCAAGCAGGGATGGTTCAACACTTCCCTGGAGCAAACCGACAATATTTTCCCGCTTCTAGACGGAATCCTGCAATATGTTCCGGCACCGGAAGCTAAAGAAGGCCCCCTTAGAATGCAGATCACTTCCCTGGATTTCTCTTCATTCCTTGGTAGGATTGCCATTGGTAAGATCACTCAGGGTTCTGTAAAGGAATCCGAATGGATAGGTCTGGCGCAGGAAGACGGTACCATCATCAAAGGAAAAGTAAAGGAACTTTATGTTTTCGAAGGTCTGGGCAAGAAGAAAGTTCAGGAAGTGAAAGCAGGTGATATCTGTGCAATTGTTGGATTTGACAAATTCCAGATCAGTGATTCATTTGTAGACCTTGAGAATCCGGATCCGTTGCCACGTACAGCGATTGATGAGCCTACCCTTAACATGACATTCTCCATCAACAACTCACCGTTCTTCGGGAAAGACGGAAAGTATGTAACTTCCAATCACCTTAAAGAAAGGCTGATGAAGGAGCTGGAGAAAAACCTGGCACTTCGTGTGGAATTAACTGAAGATGCCAACACATTCCTGGTATTCGGACGTGGTATCCTTCACCTTTCCGTTCTTATCGAAACGATGAGAAGAGAGGGTTATGAAATGACCATCGGTCAGCCTCAGGTGATCCTTAAGGAAATTGACGGTGTGAAATGTGAGCCTTATGAATCTTTGGTAGTAGACGTTCCGGAAGAGTACGCTTCACGTGTGATCGACCTTGCGACGCAAAGAAAAGGGGATCTTCATATTATGGAAACCAAAGGGGAGATGCAGCACCTGGAAATCGAGATTCCTTCCAGAGGATTGATCGGTCTGAGATCGCAGATGCTTACGGCTACAGCCGGTGAAGCTATTATGGCGCACCGTTTTACAGAATATAAGCCTTATAAAGGTGCTATTCCAGGAAGGCTTGTAGGCGTATTGGTTAGCAAGACTCAGGGTCCGGCTACCGAATATTCCATTGCAAAACTGCAGGACAGAGGTAAATTCTTTGTTGATCCGGGTGAGGAAATCTACGGCGGTATGATTATCGGCGAGCAAAACAAGCCGGGCGACCTTGTTGTAAACATTGTAGAAGCCAAGCAGCTTAACAACATGCGTGCTTCAGGAAAGGATAAAGACGGAAACATCGCTCCAAAAACCCTGTTCTCACTGGAAGAATGTATGGAATACATCCAGGCTGATGAGGCCATTGAGGTAACTCCAAACTTCATCCGTATGCGTAAGAAAGTCCTTTCTGAAGAAGAAAGAAAGAGAATTGAAAGAAACGCGAAAGGATAA
- a CDS encoding endoribonuclease: MIAVSYIDNTLKELDKLYNTSSSQKKAIYFSKLALIELCGWIEETVDDIVLRHSKRHLKETDNKTYCKESIVKPNYGFEYKRNIRPMLISLIGLIEVEKLEKELEKTGQITALKGHLGNIKDSRNLAAHTYLKGVTRNFNAPSRTIGDFNRIKPILEKIDQELRKK, encoded by the coding sequence ATGATTGCAGTTTCTTACATAGATAACACCTTAAAGGAGTTAGATAAATTATACAATACTTCTTCTAGTCAAAAAAAAGCAATTTATTTTTCAAAATTAGCACTCATCGAACTTTGTGGTTGGATAGAAGAAACAGTTGACGATATTGTTCTACGACATTCTAAAAGACATTTAAAAGAAACGGACAATAAAACATATTGTAAAGAGTCAATAGTTAAACCTAATTATGGTTTTGAATACAAAAGAAACATTCGTCCAATGTTAATTAGTTTAATTGGACTTATAGAAGTTGAAAAATTAGAAAAGGAACTTGAAAAAACTGGGCAAATAACAGCATTGAAAGGACATCTTGGGAATATTAAAGATAGTAGAAATTTAGCGGCACATACTTATTTGAAAGGTGTAACAAGAAATTTTAATGCGCCTTCAAGAACAATTGGAGACTTTAATAGAATAAAACCAATACTTGAAAAAATTGACCAAGAACTTAGAAAAAAATAA
- a CDS encoding 2-dehydro-3-deoxyphosphooctonate aldolase codes for MNRYIYLTSLLVLFSCSTSKQIVKTNLIDHQTFELLEISDDPTYGYSEKNPIQVGGVDNQSGPLNERRFLNALAGPNGEEVVYFRSGSCCPIKSKNDPLGFGQVMLDNYRLAWKGSNDTVSIYINMYDYGSLKAPKGFTIKKLNISK; via the coding sequence ATGAATAGATACATTTACTTAACATCTTTGTTAGTGTTGTTTTCGTGCTCAACTTCGAAACAAATAGTTAAAACTAACTTGATAGATCATCAGACATTTGAATTACTTGAAATTTCTGATGACCCTACGTATGGATATTCGGAAAAAAACCCAATTCAAGTTGGTGGAGTTGATAACCAATCAGGTCCATTAAATGAACGTCGATTTTTGAATGCTCTGGCGGGTCCAAACGGTGAAGAAGTGGTGTATTTTAGATCAGGAAGTTGCTGTCCAATTAAAAGCAAAAATGACCCATTAGGATTTGGACAAGTGATGTTAGATAATTATCGACTAGCTTGGAAAGGTTCAAACGACACTGTATCAATATATATTAATATGTACGACTATGGTTCACTTAAAGCTCCTAAAGGATTTACAATCAAAAAATTAAACATCAGCAAATAA
- a CDS encoding M23 family metallopeptidase → MYRLKPAIFLLIILMTFTSCDGLKESMSKVFDTSARTKYERQFSGPDSLMTKWKGEYTRAAGNSLEISDGFTFTAFSANNDLHAYGYSLPLTQGDDLRITLRSHNPQTKFFIDVYGADSSAETPKSELLKNGQFTKVIERTGVYRIIIQPEIVHQGDFTVSIYTQPSLGFPVAGKGNKDARSFWGADRDSGARSHEGVDIFAKRGTPVVAATDGYITRTGNSGLGGKQVWQRDGIFGYSYYYAHLDSIITADGRQVKAGDTLGLVGSTGNAEGGAPHLHFGIYGSGGAVDPFPFIRQRTAPKATEVARPSGSVVKAGTNIRSGPDTDYEILSVTAELSEAKVLAGNGKWFHIRLENGAEGFVSASGIK, encoded by the coding sequence ATGTACAGACTGAAACCCGCAATTTTTCTGTTGATTATTCTGATGACTTTCACTTCCTGCGATGGTCTGAAAGAATCGATGAGTAAAGTTTTTGATACCTCTGCGCGTACAAAGTACGAAAGGCAGTTTTCCGGCCCGGACAGCTTAATGACGAAGTGGAAAGGAGAATACACCCGGGCAGCCGGAAACAGTCTTGAAATTTCAGACGGTTTTACTTTTACAGCATTTTCAGCTAATAATGACCTGCACGCCTATGGATATTCTCTGCCGCTAACTCAGGGAGATGATTTAAGGATAACGCTGAGAAGTCACAATCCCCAGACTAAGTTTTTTATTGATGTGTACGGCGCGGATTCTTCGGCCGAAACTCCGAAAAGTGAACTCCTGAAAAACGGTCAGTTTACCAAAGTTATAGAACGTACAGGCGTTTACAGGATAATTATTCAGCCAGAAATCGTGCATCAGGGTGATTTCACGGTCAGTATTTACACACAGCCATCACTGGGTTTTCCAGTGGCCGGGAAGGGTAATAAAGATGCCCGGAGTTTTTGGGGTGCCGACCGCGACAGCGGCGCCCGAAGTCATGAAGGTGTAGATATATTCGCAAAACGCGGAACACCGGTTGTGGCCGCAACCGATGGATATATAACCAGGACAGGAAACTCCGGCCTGGGTGGCAAACAGGTCTGGCAGCGCGACGGTATTTTTGGCTATTCATATTATTATGCTCATCTGGACAGCATTATTACTGCAGACGGCCGGCAGGTAAAAGCGGGCGATACCCTCGGCCTTGTAGGCAGTACCGGCAATGCGGAAGGTGGGGCGCCCCATTTGCATTTCGGTATTTACGGCAGTGGAGGAGCTGTAGATCCTTTTCCCTTTATCCGCCAGAGAACCGCACCTAAAGCAACAGAGGTAGCGCGCCCGTCAGGCTCTGTCGTAAAAGCCGGCACAAATATACGGTCGGGACCAGACACTGATTATGAGATCTTATCTGTAACCGCCGAATTATCCGAAGCAAAGGTTCTGGCAGGCAACGGAAAATGGTTTCACATCCGGTTGGAGAATGGAGCAGAGGGTTTTGTGAGCGCTTCCGGAATCAAATGA
- a CDS encoding DUF262 domain-containing protein, producing the protein MANKLLELDEQLEKLESEQLDTDDNNEVPPDDIVAFNELRSCADLLRMHKEGQLDIQPDFQREIIWSPTMQTRLIDSLVKQLPIPSLCISLDYKTQERFVIDGLQRIASTVKFLDTEPTKEWKLAKLEDIDDRISGKSNLTIKSKYPDLFNKVENTVIPITVLRCNYSKKSHMEYLFTIFHRLNTGGAKLTNQEIRNCIYNGTFNAFLKEAVEYENYLKLFSVDSEKKDRFANEELVLRFLSFTYNLEKYKGQLSKFLNDFMDSYRKTSPENIEKFRELFQRTIDLIYTKILGSKPLPTLSKATTEALFVGVAKNLENLESETSDKLKERYTSLRENELFSVNSLKEGLAQKDKVITRFNKSIEIFG; encoded by the coding sequence ATGGCAAATAAACTTTTAGAATTAGACGAACAACTTGAAAAGTTAGAATCTGAGCAATTAGACACGGACGACAATAATGAAGTACCACCAGACGATATTGTTGCGTTTAATGAATTGCGTTCTTGTGCCGACTTGTTGCGTATGCACAAAGAAGGTCAATTAGACATTCAACCAGACTTTCAACGCGAAATCATTTGGTCTCCCACTATGCAAACAAGGCTAATTGATTCACTTGTGAAGCAGCTTCCTATACCGAGTTTGTGTATTAGTCTTGATTACAAAACACAAGAACGATTTGTTATAGACGGACTTCAACGAATTGCAAGCACAGTTAAATTTCTTGACACAGAACCAACCAAAGAATGGAAACTTGCAAAATTGGAAGACATTGACGACAGAATTTCCGGAAAAAGCAATCTTACCATAAAAAGTAAATATCCTGACTTGTTCAACAAGGTAGAAAACACAGTTATCCCAATAACAGTGCTTCGTTGTAATTACTCAAAGAAAAGTCATATGGAATATCTTTTTACGATTTTTCATCGCCTTAATACTGGTGGAGCAAAACTGACAAATCAAGAAATTAGAAATTGTATATACAACGGAACATTTAATGCGTTCTTAAAAGAAGCTGTTGAATATGAAAACTACTTAAAATTATTCAGTGTTGATAGTGAAAAGAAAGACCGTTTTGCTAATGAAGAACTCGTTTTGAGATTTCTTTCTTTCACATACAATCTTGAAAAGTATAAAGGACAACTTTCAAAATTTCTCAATGATTTTATGGATTCATATCGTAAAACATCACCAGAAAACATTGAAAAATTCAGAGAACTTTTTCAACGAACAATAGATTTGATTTATACAAAAATTTTAGGCTCAAAACCGTTACCAACACTTAGCAAAGCCACAACAGAGGCGTTATTTGTTGGTGTTGCTAAAAACCTTGAAAACCTTGAGAGTGAAACATCTGATAAATTAAAAGAGAGATATACATCTTTAAGAGAAAATGAATTGTTCTCTGTCAATAGTTTAAAAGAAGGCTTAGCTCAAAAAGATAAAGTCATAACCCGTTTTAATAAATCTATTGAAATATTTGGATAA
- a CDS encoding DUF3784 domain-containing protein, which translates to MDILNLIVGLFMIGIGFLVKSAPELIAGYNTMPKDKKKNVDIEGLSTFMRNGLIIIGLSIIIGYYLFKWIGFTMIANSMILIVTLVGVTIWL; encoded by the coding sequence ATGGATATACTTAATTTGATAGTTGGATTATTCATGATTGGGATTGGATTTTTAGTTAAATCCGCACCCGAATTGATTGCGGGATATAACACTATGCCCAAAGACAAAAAGAAAAATGTTGACATTGAAGGTTTATCGACTTTTATGCGCAATGGATTAATCATTATAGGATTGTCAATTATAATCGGATATTATTTATTCAAATGGATTGGTTTTACAATGATTGCCAATTCAATGATTTTGATAGTGACTTTAGTCGGGGTAACAATTTGGTTATAA